The sequence below is a genomic window from Marmota flaviventris isolate mMarFla1 chromosome 9, mMarFla1.hap1, whole genome shotgun sequence.
CACATCTTCCCCTTGGATTTCTTGAAAGAAATAGCATCATTATGTTACTCTTGTAATGAGATTTTTGCGGGTAATACAGAGATTTCAAATATTAGCTCCACATGTATTGTTCAGAAGCTTTTGTTGCTGCCATAGCTTTCCTATGAAAATTGAAAAGATACTACTGTATTTCTAGTATTAACTTTTCATATTTGCAGTCACTGAACGCTGTAGTGGGGTAACTatgtggagaaaataaaaagcgTGTCTTCTCCATGTTAGTTGCTCTTGATGTTCAGCCTAAGCAACTTGCATAAGCCCTGCCTGAGCTCCTTGTTCTTGAGGGCATACACCATGGGGTTGAGAGCAGGAGGAATAACATTGTGTAGCACATTGAGTAGAACTGGGATGAGGGGGAGTTTCATTCCTCCACTATGAGTGATGGAAATAACAACAATGACAGTATAGAAGAAAAGAATTAAGATGAGGTGGGAAGTGCAGGTATTTAGGGCTTTAGATGCAGCTTCTTTGGAGTTGAGCTTCAGTACAGACCGAAGAATCAAAGCATATGATACAATAATCAAACCCAGGTCACTTCCCATAATCAGCCAAGCCAGAAATATTTGATTGATACTATTGATTTTCCTGTCATCACAGGAGAGGCTAGTGACTCCAAGATTAGTACAAAAACAGTGCTCAATTTGATTATGAAGACAGTAATTTTTCTGAGCAGCTAAGATGGGCACTGAAATTGGACTTAGACAGTTTCTAACTGCCATGAACAAGGTTGCTTTGATAACAAAAGAGTCAGTAACTATTGATGGATATCTCAATGGTCGGCAAATGGCTACATACCTATCTATAGCCATGCAGACAAAGATGCCTGACTCCATGGCCACAAAAAAATGGATGGCATACATCTGAGCAAAGCACTCAGGGAGGCTGATGGCCTTAGCACTGAACCATAAGATGGCCAAAATCTTAGGCATGATGGTGGTAGCCAGGCCCATGTCCACCACAGCCAGGATGCCCAGGAAATTATACATGGGCTGATGCAGACTTGCCTCTTGGTAGATGGTAGTCAGGATCAGGATGTTGGCCCCAAGGGCTAAGAGGTAGAGCAGAGCCAGGGGAAGTGAGAGCCAGTGCTGCCAGCTGTGGATGCCTGGGAATCCCATCAGAACAAATTCAGAGACCTGGATCTGAGAGCTGTTGGAATCTCTGAGATCCTGGAACATCCTttagtaataggaaaaaaaactgaatgttACACCTCTTAAATATCAATCTGAGAGTGTTGGAAATTGTATGAGCCAGGATCATGATATTAAAGAGAATTTAGTATCCTTCATGTTCTTATCCTTATACTCccttttttttacttctttcttatgGAAAAGGAACTCTAATAGGAGAcacaatccattcatttattcaataaaccattttaaaattccatcaaCTTGgtaatattttt
It includes:
- the LOC114098546 gene encoding olfactory receptor 56B2-like → MLLMFQDLRDSNSSQIQVSEFVLMGFPGIHSWQHWLSLPLALLYLLALGANILILTTIYQEASLHQPMYNFLGILAVVDMGLATTIMPKILAILWFSAKAISLPECFAQMYAIHFFVAMESGIFVCMAIDRYVAICRPLRYPSIVTDSFVIKATLFMAVRNCLSPISVPILAAQKNYCLHNQIEHCFCTNLGVTSLSCDDRKINSINQIFLAWLIMGSDLGLIIVSYALILRSVLKLNSKEAASKALNTCTSHLILILFFYTVIVVISITHSGGMKLPLIPVLLNVLHNVIPPALNPMVYALKNKELRQGLCKLLRLNIKSN